From a region of the Acidobacteriota bacterium genome:
- a CDS encoding response regulator, giving the protein MLRSPDANIPNGRTAAARYLVIQGLDLIAREHPDVAIIDIGLPELDGYQLARRVGAHHQGARMMLVALTGYGSPLDRDRSVEAGFDHHLVKPVDFDELGRLLDARAATPAYQQPRFKTPLPDTGGSRPDQAT; this is encoded by the coding sequence ATGTTGCGCTCGCCGGATGCCAACATTCCGAATGGCAGAACAGCCGCGGCGCGTTACTTGGTGATTCAGGGGCTGGACCTCATTGCCCGCGAGCATCCCGACGTCGCCATCATCGACATTGGCCTGCCTGAACTCGACGGCTACCAGCTGGCCCGCCGCGTTGGCGCGCACCACCAGGGCGCTAGGATGATGCTGGTCGCGCTGACCGGGTACGGATCTCCGCTCGATCGCGACCGGTCCGTCGAGGCGGGGTTCGATCATCACCTGGTGAAGCCGGTCGACTTCGACGAGCTCGGGCGACTGCTTGACGCGCGCGCCGCAACGCCGGCGTACCAGCAGCCGCGTTTCAAGACACCATTGCCGGACACCGGCGGCAGCAGGCCTGACCAGGCCACCTGA
- a CDS encoding CsbD family protein, giving the protein MESTMPNNDELKGKFDQIKGKVKQEVGKATGDADLRDEGVADEAGGELREGYGTAKRKIGEAIEDVGDAIKK; this is encoded by the coding sequence ATGGAGTCCACGATGCCGAACAATGATGAGCTGAAGGGCAAGTTCGATCAGATCAAAGGCAAGGTCAAGCAAGAGGTTGGCAAGGCCACTGGCGACGCCGACCTGCGCGACGAGGGCGTGGCGGACGAGGCCGGCGGCGAATTGCGCGAAGGATACGGCACGGCCAAGCGCAAGATCGGCGAAGCCATCGAAGACGTCGGCGATGCGATCAAAAAGTAA
- a CDS encoding PAS domain S-box protein: MKRPASVSEEMRLRRTVRDLVALSALPAAWTGLGLDRIAASLADVLLDTVSLDVIFVQLAALDGDGVVECVRRKDRTDAVPVEVARAAFAPLLSSDQAESSVTLSDPFGDGPLHVTVTPVGGEGVLVSGSRHPDFPTEWDRALLGVGANQAAIVLERRRAEQEVRASAARKSAILETALDCVITMDHLGKVVDFNPAAERTFGYSRGDVIGRDLADLIIPPSLRERHQRGIAHYLATGEGPVLGQRLEVPAVRADGSEFPVELAITRIVTDGPPLFTAYLRDLTDQKRSEQHRNIRVAVTQALSNASTVDEGAIGVLQAVCANLGWDVGFFWKVDGAQTALVCRKSWHRPDLPVSEFEVASFGRVFEKGEGLPGHVWATGKPRWLLDVVRDADFPRAASAAQFDLHSAFACPVVIGDRVSGVIEFFTRRIREPEADLLEMMGTVAGSLGQFIERKTAEEQLRDSEERFRSIFGQTVAGIAQTDITGRFVLVNQRYCQMVGRPAEELAGLRMQDITHPDDLPGNLPLFQAMVNGGPPFVIEKRYVRPDESHVWVSNSVSLISNGDGRPMYVVAVAMDITDRKRAEVERQCAEAALRESEEKLRLLADTIPQLAWMARPDGHIFWYNRRWYEYTGTTPEEMEGWGWQSVHDPATLPKVLDRWQGSIVSGEPFDMVFPIKGGDRQFRPFLTRVNPLRDERGRILYWFGTNTDISEQKRAEENSRFLAEASAELAAVVDYESTLQKVANLAVPRFADWSAVDLADDDGSLRRLAVAHQDADKVALVRELMREYPPDPQSPTGGYAVLRTGKPQMISEIPDEMLAQAAQDKRHLALIRSLGLKSYICVPLVISGRTLGLLTFATAESGRHYTETDLALAMDLALRAAVAIENTKLYQALREADRRKDEFLATLAHELRNPLAPVRNALEILKMPRVDAQTAERSREIMERQVQHLVRLVDDLLDMSRVMRGKVELRKERVELATIVASAIETVQPLVDAQGHRLQVRISAESLVLDGDPIRLAQVVGNLLTNAAKYTEPNGQIWLTGERAGGMVVLRVRDNGIGIGKEMLPRVFELFEQADHGSTKTQGGLGIGLTLVMNLVEMHNGTVEARSEGLGQGSEFVVRLPLAEQTVEQDHGSATAAQADHVAPPSGKRLLIVDDNRDAANSLAMLLQLQRHEVRVTYSGLAALEMIKTYTPDVVLLDIGMPGMDGYEVARRIRQTPGLGTVVLAALTGWGQQEDRRRTAEAGFDHHLVKPPRPEVLEKLLA, translated from the coding sequence GTGAAGCGACCCGCGAGTGTTTCGGAAGAGATGCGTCTGCGCCGGACGGTGCGGGACTTGGTCGCGCTCTCGGCCCTGCCCGCCGCCTGGACCGGTCTGGGCCTCGACCGGATCGCCGCTAGCCTGGCCGACGTACTGCTCGACACAGTTTCCCTCGACGTGATCTTCGTCCAGCTGGCCGCACTGGACGGGGACGGCGTGGTTGAATGCGTACGCCGAAAGGACCGCACCGACGCAGTGCCAGTCGAGGTGGCGAGGGCGGCGTTCGCGCCGCTCTTATCCAGCGATCAGGCCGAATCGTCTGTGACGCTCTCCGATCCGTTCGGTGACGGGCCGCTGCATGTCACCGTCACCCCCGTTGGCGGTGAGGGAGTGCTCGTCAGCGGTTCGCGCCACCCCGACTTCCCGACCGAGTGGGATCGGGCGCTCCTAGGAGTCGGGGCCAACCAGGCGGCGATTGTCCTCGAGCGGCGGCGGGCCGAACAGGAGGTCCGGGCAAGCGCCGCGCGCAAGAGCGCGATCCTGGAGACGGCGCTCGATTGCGTGATCACGATGGACCACCTGGGAAAGGTGGTCGACTTCAACCCGGCTGCGGAACGCACCTTCGGCTATTCTCGTGGCGATGTCATCGGGCGTGACCTTGCCGATCTGATCATCCCGCCGTCGCTCAGGGAGCGACATCAGCGGGGGATTGCGCATTACCTTGCCACCGGGGAAGGCCCGGTCCTCGGCCAGCGGCTCGAGGTACCGGCCGTGCGCGCGGACGGCAGCGAGTTCCCCGTGGAGCTGGCCATCACTCGCATCGTGACCGACGGCCCGCCGCTGTTCACGGCCTACCTGCGGGACCTCACCGACCAGAAGCGTAGCGAGCAGCATCGCAACATCCGAGTGGCCGTTACGCAGGCCTTGAGCAACGCGTCCACGGTGGACGAGGGCGCCATCGGCGTGCTGCAGGCGGTCTGCGCGAATCTCGGCTGGGACGTGGGCTTCTTCTGGAAAGTCGACGGCGCTCAAACCGCACTCGTCTGCAGAAAAAGCTGGCACCGGCCCGACCTGCCGGTGAGCGAATTCGAGGTGGCGAGTTTCGGCCGCGTGTTTGAGAAGGGTGAAGGGCTACCGGGACATGTCTGGGCCACCGGCAAACCGCGCTGGTTGCTCGACGTGGTGCGAGACGCAGACTTTCCCAGGGCCGCTTCCGCCGCCCAGTTCGACCTCCACAGCGCCTTCGCCTGCCCGGTCGTGATCGGCGACCGCGTGAGCGGCGTCATCGAGTTCTTCACCCGGCGCATTCGGGAGCCCGAGGCCGACCTGCTCGAGATGATGGGGACGGTGGCAGGAAGCCTGGGCCAGTTCATCGAGCGGAAGACTGCCGAGGAACAGTTGCGGGACAGCGAAGAACGCTTCCGCAGCATTTTCGGCCAGACCGTCGCCGGGATCGCCCAAACTGACATCACCGGCCGGTTTGTGCTGGTCAACCAGCGCTACTGCCAGATGGTCGGCCGCCCCGCCGAGGAGTTGGCTGGCCTGCGGATGCAGGACATCACCCACCCCGACGATCTACCCGGCAACCTGCCCTTGTTCCAGGCAATGGTAAACGGCGGCCCGCCCTTCGTCATCGAGAAGCGGTACGTTCGCCCGGACGAGTCGCACGTCTGGGTGAGTAATAGCGTCTCCCTGATCAGCAACGGCGACGGTCGCCCGATGTATGTGGTGGCCGTAGCCATGGACATTACCGATCGCAAACGAGCCGAGGTCGAGCGGCAGTGCGCCGAGGCGGCGCTTCGGGAAAGCGAGGAGAAACTTCGCCTGCTTGCCGATACGATCCCGCAACTGGCATGGATGGCCAGGCCGGACGGACACATCTTCTGGTACAACCGCCGCTGGTACGAGTACACCGGGACGACGCCGGAGGAGATGGAAGGTTGGGGTTGGCAATCGGTTCATGACCCGGCGACCCTGCCAAAAGTGCTGGACCGGTGGCAGGGATCCATCGTCAGCGGCGAGCCGTTTGACATGGTGTTCCCCATCAAAGGTGGGGACAGGCAGTTTCGACCGTTCCTGACACGCGTCAACCCGCTGCGCGACGAGCGCGGGCGCATCCTGTATTGGTTCGGGACGAATACCGACATTAGCGAGCAAAAGCGGGCCGAGGAGAATTCCCGTTTCCTGGCCGAAGCCAGCGCCGAGTTGGCGGCCGTCGTCGATTACGAAAGCACGTTGCAGAAAGTTGCGAATCTGGCTGTCCCCCGTTTTGCCGACTGGTCCGCCGTGGACCTGGCGGACGACGACGGCAGTCTGCGGCGGCTGGCCGTCGCCCACCAGGACGCCGACAAAGTCGCCCTGGTGCGTGAGTTGATGCGGGAATACCCGCCAGATCCCCAGTCGCCGACTGGGGGCTACGCCGTTCTTCGCACCGGCAAGCCGCAAATGATCAGCGAGATTCCTGACGAAATGCTGGCGCAGGCGGCGCAGGACAAGCGCCACCTTGCCCTGATCCGTTCGCTCGGGCTGAAGTCCTACATCTGCGTGCCGCTGGTCATTTCCGGCCGGACGCTCGGCCTGCTGACCTTCGCGACCGCCGAATCCGGCCGGCATTACACCGAGACTGACCTTGCCTTGGCGATGGACTTGGCGCTTCGGGCGGCCGTTGCCATTGAGAACACGAAGCTATACCAGGCGTTGCGCGAAGCCGATCGGCGCAAGGACGAGTTCCTGGCGACGCTGGCTCACGAACTGCGCAACCCGCTGGCTCCCGTCCGCAATGCGCTGGAGATCCTCAAGATGCCGCGGGTCGATGCGCAAACCGCTGAGCGCTCACGCGAGATCATGGAGCGGCAGGTGCAGCATCTCGTTCGACTGGTCGACGACTTGCTGGACATGTCGCGTGTGATGCGGGGCAAGGTTGAACTCCGTAAGGAGCGGGTCGAACTCGCCACCATCGTGGCCAGTGCGATCGAGACGGTGCAGCCGCTCGTTGACGCCCAGGGACACCGGTTGCAGGTTCGCATCTCCGCCGAATCGCTGGTGCTCGACGGCGACCCAATACGGCTCGCCCAGGTCGTCGGCAACCTGCTGACCAACGCGGCCAAGTACACGGAGCCGAACGGTCAGATCTGGCTGACGGGGGAGCGGGCCGGCGGCATGGTGGTGCTGCGGGTGCGGGACAACGGAATCGGCATCGGCAAAGAAATGTTGCCCCGCGTTTTCGAGTTGTTCGAGCAGGCGGACCACGGCTCCACCAAGACGCAAGGCGGGCTGGGCATCGGGTTGACGCTTGTGATGAACCTTGTCGAGATGCATAACGGGACCGTCGAGGCCCGTAGCGAGGGACTGGGCCAGGGGTCCGAGTTCGTGGTACGACTCCCGCTCGCGGAGCAGACGGTGGAGCAGGATCATGGCTCGGCCACAGCGGCGCAGGCAGATCACGTTGCGCCGCCTTCCGGCAAGCGGCTCCTGATCGTCGATGACAATCGAGACGCCGCAAACAGCCTCGCCATGCTGCTGCAGCTGCAACGCCATGAGGTCCGTGTGACCTACAGCGGCCTGGCCGCGCTGGAGATGATCAAGACCTACACACCGGACGTGGTGTTACTGGATATTGGGATGCCGGGGATGGACGGCTACGAGGTCGCCCGCCGCATTCGCCAGACGCCGGGCCTGGGGACTGTGGTGCTGGCGGCGTTGACCGGCTGGGGCCAGCAGGAGGACCGCCGCCGTACCGCGGAGGCGGGTTTCGACCATCATCTGGTCAAACCGCCGAGGCCTGAAGTCCTGGAGAAGTTGCTCGCTTAG